From Thermoplasmata archaeon:
CTGGGCAACAAGACCCGGGTCGACGTGGAGGGCGACTTCCGGCTCCAAGGGATGGACGAGTCCCAGACCCGGAAGGCCGCGCTCGGCTTCCTGTCCGAGCTCTTCGAGGAGGACAACCGGAGCCTGCGGAACTACAAGTGATCCGGGCGTGCGATTCGCTCGAGTAGCTGTCAGGCCCGGCTCTCCTTCAGGCGTTTCAGGAGGACCAGAATCTCCTTGAGCGCCTGCGTGTCCTTGCGCTGCTGGGCCACGACCACGCCCTTGCCCCAGGCCTCCTCGGCCTCCCGCTTGCGCCCCGCGTCCCGGAACGACTTGCCCAGCTCCCGGTAGGCGGCCGCGTAGTCCGGAAGGAGACGAAGGGCCTTCTCGAACGCGTCGATCGCATCGAGG
This genomic window contains:
- a CDS encoding tetratricopeptide repeat protein, whose translation is MGSTNAMASSEERINVLKEGIRAEPEDPVGYYVLGMEYAKLQRHLDAIDAFEKALRLLPDYAAAYRELGKSFRDAGRKREAEEAWGKGVVVAQQRKDTQALKEILVLLKRLKESRA